Proteins from one Gibbsiella quercinecans genomic window:
- a CDS encoding carbohydrate ABC transporter permease, whose amino-acid sequence MKAYLHPLWVWLIVVLFILPIVWMFGTAFKPPGEILNAGANLLPRQISFASFKAIWQGDLPMLVGNTLFVSLASTAVSVMAGVLAAYALVRYRFPARLDMLFLLAVLVIKMMPPIVVAIPLYSLMNQLGLLDTRLGLVLVYQVYTLPFCIWMLLGFVRDIPAEIEEAAAMDGARLSKRLALIVLPLCAPGLVATAIFAMILGWNEFLFSLLFLHSPDKLTLPLFISNFVTEDGTVWGQLMATGIVSSLPMLALASYMQRYLLRGFSMGLK is encoded by the coding sequence ATGAAAGCGTATCTTCACCCGCTGTGGGTTTGGCTGATCGTCGTGCTGTTTATCCTGCCGATCGTCTGGATGTTCGGCACGGCCTTCAAGCCGCCGGGCGAAATCCTCAACGCCGGCGCCAATCTGCTGCCGCGGCAGATCAGCTTCGCATCCTTCAAGGCGATCTGGCAGGGGGATTTGCCGATGCTGGTCGGCAATACGCTGTTTGTCTCGCTGGCTTCCACCGCCGTATCGGTGATGGCCGGCGTGCTGGCGGCCTATGCGCTGGTGCGTTATCGCTTCCCGGCCCGCCTGGATATGCTGTTTTTACTGGCGGTGCTGGTAATCAAAATGATGCCGCCGATCGTGGTGGCAATCCCGCTCTATTCGTTGATGAACCAACTGGGGCTGCTGGATACCCGGCTCGGGCTGGTGCTGGTCTATCAGGTTTATACCCTGCCGTTTTGTATCTGGATGCTGCTGGGCTTCGTGCGTGACATCCCGGCCGAAATTGAAGAGGCCGCGGCGATGGATGGTGCGCGCCTGAGCAAACGCCTGGCGCTGATCGTGCTGCCGCTGTGCGCGCCGGGCCTGGTTGCCACCGCGATTTTCGCCATGATCCTCGGCTGGAATGAGTTTCTTTTCTCGCTGCTGTTTCTGCATAGCCCGGATAAGCTCACCTTGCCGCTGTTTATTTCCAATTTTGTTACCGAAGACGGTACCGTCTGGGGCCAGTTGATGGCGACCGGCATCGTCTCATCCCTGCCGATGCTGGCGCTGGCCAGCTACATGCAGCGCTACCTGCTGCGCGGTTTTTCGATGGGGCTGAAATAG
- a CDS encoding inositol monophosphatase family protein yields MTQINLAQREAALKRIILAAGETALGHFRSRQPGAFSLKGHQDFLTEADTLVEQQIRQAIAAAFPEDTLLGEETGSTACDATRLWVIDPIDGTANFARGIEHFCVAIAFVAEGVTELGAIYNPASQELYLARRGHYAEKNGRPLQCAATDDVRNATFELGWSTRVPQRRYLDVLAALLGQGANVRRGASGALALAWVAEGRTDGYAELHMNAWDCLAGLLLVREAGGHTGHIPTHAADIFNGLPVLAAAPAVVNALARATGIPVATAALPPAEEPAVTEAAATHYDRPAISLIASDFPGWGMDIYIGGSSGVTDLALLEQYGIKTVINCAVNLDIDWVSTPEANIGAHLLNHGAGAIRYYKLGLIDGEGNAPTMLHAGYHLMRSALLQQIPAKPSYRNRERGNVLVNCRGGRSRSVALVALFMHLECPARYPTLDAAIAHIRDKRRLHPDEWYETPKPEMVALAQRAIEMEQALNAAGLGIEQ; encoded by the coding sequence TTGACACAGATTAACCTGGCCCAGCGTGAAGCTGCGCTAAAACGCATTATCCTCGCCGCCGGCGAGACGGCGCTCGGCCACTTCCGTTCCCGCCAGCCGGGAGCGTTCTCACTGAAAGGCCACCAGGACTTCCTGACCGAAGCCGATACCCTGGTAGAACAGCAGATCCGCCAGGCCATTGCCGCGGCGTTTCCCGAAGATACCCTGCTGGGTGAGGAAACCGGCAGCACGGCCTGCGATGCCACCCGCTTGTGGGTGATCGATCCCATCGACGGCACCGCGAACTTCGCGCGCGGCATCGAGCACTTTTGCGTCGCCATCGCCTTCGTCGCCGAGGGCGTCACCGAGCTGGGCGCCATTTACAACCCCGCCAGCCAGGAGCTGTACCTGGCGCGGCGCGGCCACTACGCCGAGAAAAACGGCCGGCCGCTGCAGTGCGCCGCCACCGATGACGTGCGCAACGCCACGTTTGAACTCGGCTGGTCAACCCGCGTGCCGCAGCGGCGTTATCTGGACGTGCTGGCCGCGCTGCTGGGCCAGGGCGCGAACGTGCGGCGCGGCGCCTCGGGCGCGCTGGCGCTGGCCTGGGTGGCGGAAGGCCGCACCGACGGTTACGCCGAACTGCACATGAACGCCTGGGATTGCCTGGCCGGGCTACTGCTGGTGCGTGAAGCCGGCGGCCACACCGGACACATCCCCACCCACGCGGCAGACATCTTTAACGGGCTGCCGGTGTTAGCGGCCGCACCGGCCGTAGTCAATGCGCTGGCGCGCGCGACCGGCATTCCGGTCGCCACGGCGGCGTTGCCCCCCGCCGAAGAACCGGCCGTCACCGAAGCGGCCGCCACGCATTACGATCGTCCGGCCATCAGCCTGATCGCATCCGATTTTCCCGGCTGGGGAATGGATATTTATATCGGCGGTTCCAGCGGCGTGACCGATCTGGCGCTGCTGGAACAGTACGGCATCAAGACGGTGATCAACTGCGCCGTCAACCTGGATATCGACTGGGTTTCCACGCCGGAAGCGAACATCGGCGCGCACTTGCTCAACCACGGCGCCGGGGCCATTCGCTATTACAAACTGGGGCTCATCGACGGCGAGGGCAACGCGCCGACCATGCTGCACGCGGGCTATCACCTGATGCGCTCCGCCCTGCTGCAGCAAATCCCCGCCAAGCCGTCTTACCGCAACCGCGAGCGCGGCAATGTATTGGTCAACTGCCGCGGCGGCCGCAGCCGGTCGGTGGCGCTGGTCGCCCTGTTTATGCACCTGGAGTGCCCGGCCCGTTACCCGACGCTGGACGCGGCTATCGCCCATATCCGCGATAAACGCCGCCTGCACCCAGACGAATGGTACGAAACGCCGAAGCCGGAAATGGTGGCCCTGGCGCAGCGCGCCATTGAGATGGAGCAGGCGTTAAACGCGGCGGGGTTGGGCATTGAGCAATAA
- a CDS encoding MBL fold metallo-hydrolase, translating into MPRDFQLEVIGCGNAYDGEHTNASVLVTEGGYQLLIDCGPTVPAALFAQGRDPHGIDAVYLTHAHPDHCLGLTALLNWMAANGRRRPLALIAQRAQWRVIAPLIDYAFWPQAAGGFALVQQDSETVASLGPWALQTSLTRHAVPNRSLHVTTAGGHQLFYSGDGLLSPAGERLAAQSDWVFLECEVLEHHPSHGSWQAIAPLARKPGSQWRLYHISPHCRPELRARTAGIAGLALAQEGETLAVADIGARSARA; encoded by the coding sequence ATGCCGCGTGATTTTCAACTTGAGGTGATAGGTTGCGGCAATGCTTATGACGGGGAACATACCAACGCCAGCGTGCTGGTAACGGAGGGCGGCTATCAGTTGCTGATTGACTGTGGGCCAACCGTGCCGGCGGCGCTATTCGCCCAGGGGCGCGATCCGCATGGGATTGATGCCGTTTATCTTACGCATGCCCACCCGGACCACTGCCTGGGCCTGACGGCGCTGCTGAACTGGATGGCGGCCAATGGCCGGCGGCGGCCGCTGGCGCTGATCGCCCAACGTGCGCAGTGGCGCGTGATCGCGCCGCTGATTGATTACGCATTTTGGCCGCAGGCCGCCGGCGGGTTTGCGCTCGTGCAGCAAGACAGCGAAACCGTAGCTTCGCTCGGCCCGTGGGCGTTGCAGACCTCGCTGACCCGCCATGCGGTACCGAACCGCAGCCTGCACGTAACCACCGCCGGCGGGCACCAGCTGTTTTACTCCGGTGACGGATTATTGTCGCCGGCGGGCGAACGGTTGGCGGCGCAAAGCGACTGGGTATTTTTAGAGTGTGAAGTGCTGGAACATCACCCCAGCCACGGCTCATGGCAGGCTATCGCCCCGTTGGCGCGCAAGCCGGGCAGCCAGTGGCGCTTGTACCATATCAGCCCGCACTGCCGCCCAGAGCTACGCGCCCGTACCGCAGGCATCGCCGGGCTGGCGTTGGCGCAAGAGGGGGAAACGCTGGCCGTCGCGGATATCGGCGCCCGCAGCGCCCGTGCATAA
- a CDS encoding LacI family DNA-binding transcriptional regulator, translating to MSEKYMASAAEVARLAGVSRSAVSRTFTPGSSVSAETRRKVLAAAETLNYHVNHLARGLSKPASRPVCLLGGNLSAPYQASLLDQITRRLHQAQRAVMVINTDGGEESADAALRQTLNYRAAATIVLSGRPQTSLVETCLQSGQQVILINRMGQFAGADNIDIDYTSTMDDAHHMLRQAGCQRIALVSSSARSPSMVIRESKFLEAAGAQCQVARPGPADYASGAAAARQLLAGPNRPDGIFCVTDLLACGVIDVARHEWGLRIPEDLCVIGFDDIEQASWGGYQLTTFAQPLAEMANAIMELLQPASAPRLPGKRLFQAPPVWRKTVRLG from the coding sequence ATGAGTGAGAAATACATGGCCAGCGCCGCCGAAGTGGCGCGCCTGGCGGGGGTTTCCCGCTCGGCGGTGTCGCGCACCTTTACCCCCGGCAGCAGCGTTTCAGCAGAAACCCGGCGCAAAGTGTTGGCCGCCGCCGAAACGCTTAACTACCACGTCAACCATCTGGCGCGCGGCCTGTCCAAACCGGCCAGCCGCCCGGTTTGTCTCCTTGGCGGCAACCTGAGCGCGCCCTACCAGGCCAGCCTGCTGGATCAGATCACCCGGCGCCTGCATCAGGCGCAGCGTGCCGTGATGGTGATCAATACCGACGGCGGGGAAGAAAGCGCCGACGCCGCGCTGCGGCAAACCCTGAATTACCGCGCCGCCGCCACCATCGTGCTGTCGGGCAGGCCACAAACCTCGCTGGTGGAAACCTGCCTGCAAAGCGGCCAGCAGGTGATACTGATTAACCGCATGGGGCAATTCGCCGGCGCCGACAATATCGACATCGATTACACCTCGACCATGGACGATGCTCACCATATGCTGCGCCAGGCCGGCTGCCAGCGCATCGCCCTGGTCTCGTCTTCCGCCCGTTCGCCCAGCATGGTGATACGGGAAAGCAAGTTTCTCGAAGCCGCCGGCGCCCAGTGCCAGGTAGCGCGCCCGGGGCCGGCCGACTATGCCAGCGGCGCTGCCGCCGCGCGGCAACTGCTGGCGGGGCCGAACCGGCCGGACGGTATTTTTTGCGTGACCGATCTGCTCGCCTGCGGCGTTATCGACGTGGCCCGTCATGAATGGGGGTTACGCATTCCCGAGGATCTTTGCGTTATCGGTTTCGACGACATCGAACAGGCGAGCTGGGGCGGCTATCAGCTCACCACCTTCGCCCAGCCGCTGGCGGAGATGGCGAACGCCATCATGGAACTGTTGCAGCCGGCATCAGCGCCGCGCCTGCCGGGCAAGCGCCTGTTCCAGGCGCCGCCGGTATGGCGAAAAACGGTGCGGTTAGGCTGA
- a CDS encoding MFS transporter, whose translation MRRKDHTHPGIYALAIGAFAIGVAEFIVVGVLPAIAAEFSVPLASAGGLVGLYAFALAIGTPLVVLALARLPRKTVLLGLVALFLAGNLLSALSASYPMLLAGRSITAVAHGSFFAIGATIAARLAPEGQASRAIAVMFAGLNLAMVVGVPLGSFIGNSFGWRLPFFAVALLAGLAWLAAARWVPNLPTLAAARGREQLAALRQPAVLAMMSITALGFGASFAAFTFITPILVDISGFSLHSASLLLVVFGAATLVGNLLGGRLAASLGWPLALRRMFAGLLVVFAALALLMTSKTAMVPLLFIWGVFAFGMSPGFQTGMLDTAERWAPRAVDFASALNISAFNLGITLGQACGSTLVAQGQLAHTPWAGFALALLAQLPLLWLARRHRCHVGRAGCR comes from the coding sequence ATGCGTCGTAAAGATCATACCCACCCCGGCATCTATGCGCTGGCCATTGGGGCGTTTGCGATTGGCGTCGCGGAGTTCATCGTGGTCGGCGTACTGCCGGCCATCGCCGCAGAATTCAGCGTGCCGCTGGCCAGCGCGGGTGGGCTGGTGGGGCTATACGCCTTCGCATTGGCGATCGGCACGCCGCTGGTGGTGCTGGCGCTGGCGCGTTTGCCGCGTAAAACGGTGCTGCTGGGGTTGGTGGCGCTGTTTCTGGCGGGCAACCTGCTGTCGGCGTTGTCTGCCAGCTACCCGATGCTGTTGGCCGGGCGTAGCATCACCGCGGTGGCGCACGGCAGTTTCTTTGCGATCGGCGCCACCATCGCCGCGCGCTTGGCGCCGGAAGGGCAGGCCAGCCGGGCGATTGCGGTGATGTTTGCCGGGTTGAATCTGGCGATGGTGGTTGGCGTGCCGCTGGGGAGTTTTATCGGCAACAGTTTTGGCTGGCGCTTGCCGTTTTTCGCCGTGGCGCTGTTGGCCGGGCTGGCTTGGTTGGCGGCGGCGCGCTGGGTGCCGAACTTGCCCACCCTGGCCGCCGCGCGGGGAAGGGAGCAGTTGGCCGCGTTACGCCAGCCGGCGGTGCTGGCGATGATGAGCATCACCGCATTGGGGTTTGGCGCCAGCTTTGCCGCTTTCACCTTTATCACGCCGATTCTGGTCGATATCAGCGGGTTTTCGCTGCATAGCGCCAGCCTGCTGCTGGTGGTGTTTGGCGCGGCAACGCTGGTGGGCAATCTGCTGGGCGGGCGGCTGGCGGCAAGCCTGGGCTGGCCGCTGGCGCTGCGGCGTATGTTTGCCGGGCTGCTGGTGGTCTTCGCGGCGTTGGCGTTATTGATGACCAGCAAGACGGCGATGGTGCCGCTGTTGTTTATCTGGGGCGTATTCGCCTTCGGCATGTCGCCGGGGTTCCAGACCGGGATGTTGGATACCGCCGAACGCTGGGCGCCGCGGGCGGTGGATTTTGCTTCGGCGCTGAATATCTCGGCCTTCAATTTGGGCATTACCCTTGGCCAGGCCTGCGGCAGCACCTTGGTGGCGCAGGGGCAGTTGGCCCACACCCCCTGGGCCGGGTTTGCGCTGGCGTTGTTGGCTCAGCTTCCCTTGCTGTGGCTGGCACGCCGGCATCGCTGCCATGTGGGTAGGGCCGGTTGCCGGTAA
- a CDS encoding alkene reductase, whose product MLFTPYQMGDLTLPNRIVMPPMTRSRAGAANVPTALMAEYYAQRASAGLIVSEGTQISQQGQGYAWTPGIHSPEQVAGWRGVTTAVHAAGGRIFAQLWHVGRVSHTSLQPAGAAPVSSSPLRAEGVSVFIDPDGKGPLAGMGEKVPHSAPRALKITEIAGIVRDYADAARNALAAGFDGVELHAANGYLINQFIDSQANARRDEYGGSLGNRLRFLREVVEAVAAVTGPERLGVRLAPLTTLQGAVDDTPQATYLAAARLLGERHVAYLHIAEADWEDAPEMPAAFKEALRLIYGGTLIYAGKYTLARAEAALRHGWADLIGFGRPFIANPDLPARLRLGLPLNLPDADRFFGGAAAGYTDYPFATQEGPHAS is encoded by the coding sequence ATGCTTTTTACCCCTTATCAAATGGGCGATCTGACGTTGCCCAACCGTATCGTGATGCCGCCGATGACCCGTTCTCGCGCCGGCGCCGCTAACGTACCAACGGCCCTGATGGCCGAATATTACGCGCAGCGCGCCTCGGCTGGATTGATCGTCAGTGAAGGCACGCAAATCAGTCAGCAGGGGCAAGGCTATGCCTGGACGCCTGGCATCCACAGCCCCGAACAGGTTGCCGGCTGGCGCGGCGTAACCACCGCGGTGCACGCCGCCGGCGGACGCATCTTCGCACAGCTTTGGCATGTCGGCCGTGTTTCCCATACGTCATTGCAGCCCGCAGGGGCGGCGCCGGTGTCCTCTTCGCCGCTGCGGGCCGAGGGCGTGAGCGTATTTATCGATCCCGACGGTAAAGGGCCGCTGGCCGGCATGGGCGAAAAGGTACCGCACTCGGCGCCGCGTGCGCTGAAAATAACGGAAATCGCCGGCATCGTGCGTGATTATGCCGATGCCGCGCGTAATGCGCTGGCGGCCGGCTTCGACGGCGTAGAGCTGCACGCCGCCAACGGCTACCTGATCAACCAGTTCATTGACTCCCAGGCCAACGCCCGGCGCGATGAATACGGCGGCAGCCTGGGCAACCGCCTGCGATTCCTGCGCGAAGTGGTTGAGGCGGTCGCTGCCGTCACCGGCCCGGAGCGGCTCGGTGTCCGGCTTGCGCCATTAACCACCCTGCAGGGCGCGGTGGACGATACGCCGCAGGCGACCTATCTGGCCGCCGCCCGTCTGCTTGGCGAACGTCATGTCGCCTACCTGCACATCGCCGAGGCGGATTGGGAGGATGCCCCCGAGATGCCAGCAGCGTTCAAAGAAGCGCTGCGGCTGATCTATGGCGGGACGCTGATTTATGCCGGCAAGTACACGCTGGCGCGCGCCGAGGCGGCGTTGCGACACGGCTGGGCCGATTTGATCGGCTTTGGGCGGCCGTTTATCGCTAACCCGGATTTGCCCGCGCGCCTGCGCCTGGGGCTGCCGTTGAACCTGCCGGATGCCGATCGCTTTTTCGGCGGTGCGGCGGCAGGCTATACCGATTATCCGTTCGCCACGCAGGAGGGGCCGCATGCGTCGTAA
- a CDS encoding ABC transporter ATP-binding protein: protein MKKLELKNIQKAYGQQRVIPHVDLTVEDGEFVVFVGPSGCGKSTLLRMIAGLETVTQGEILLNGKALNGVHPSEREVAMVFQSYALYPHMSVEKNMGFPLKMAGIAKAAIAQSVRQTAENLQLTPLLNRLPGELSGGQRQRVAIGRAIVRRPQLFLFDEPLSNLDAKLRSEMRTYLKQLHQQMKATMIYVTHDQVEAMTLADKIVVLNQGRIEQTGSPEALYQQPANQFVAAFIGSPVMNFLDAHLFTTLINGAAMENVATVGVRPNHVVIDAARPDCEMTISVVEPLGHARLYYGQLQGQPFIVESTADYQTGDRLPLRLADSLLHYFDAAQRRVVPAEVTHAA from the coding sequence ATGAAAAAGCTTGAGCTTAAAAACATTCAAAAAGCCTATGGCCAGCAACGCGTTATTCCCCATGTGGACCTGACCGTGGAAGACGGGGAGTTCGTAGTGTTCGTTGGCCCTTCCGGCTGCGGTAAATCCACCCTGTTGCGGATGATCGCCGGCCTGGAGACCGTCACTCAGGGCGAGATCCTGTTGAACGGCAAGGCGCTGAACGGCGTGCATCCGTCGGAGCGTGAAGTCGCGATGGTGTTTCAGTCCTATGCGCTTTATCCGCACATGTCGGTTGAGAAAAACATGGGGTTCCCGCTAAAAATGGCCGGCATCGCCAAAGCGGCGATCGCACAGAGCGTGCGGCAGACGGCAGAAAACTTACAGCTGACCCCGCTGTTAAACCGCCTGCCGGGCGAACTGTCGGGCGGCCAGCGGCAGCGGGTCGCCATCGGCCGGGCGATCGTCCGCCGCCCGCAGTTGTTTTTGTTTGATGAGCCGCTGTCGAACCTGGATGCCAAGCTGCGCAGCGAAATGCGCACCTATTTGAAACAGCTGCATCAGCAAATGAAGGCCACCATGATTTATGTTACGCATGATCAGGTTGAGGCCATGACGCTGGCCGATAAAATCGTGGTGCTCAATCAGGGGCGGATCGAGCAAACTGGCTCGCCCGAAGCGCTTTACCAGCAGCCGGCCAACCAGTTCGTCGCCGCCTTTATCGGCTCGCCGGTGATGAACTTTCTCGATGCCCACCTGTTTACTACCCTGATTAACGGCGCGGCGATGGAAAACGTCGCCACCGTTGGCGTGCGGCCGAACCATGTGGTGATTGACGCCGCGCGCCCGGACTGTGAAATGACGATTAGCGTGGTGGAACCGCTGGGCCATGCGCGTTTGTATTATGGCCAGCTGCAAGGCCAGCCATTTATCGTCGAGAGCACGGCCGATTATCAAACCGGTGACCGTTTGCCGCTGCGGCTGGCGGATTCCCTGTTGCATTATTTCGACGCCGCGCAACGGCGCGTTGTGCCCGCAGAGGTGACGCATGCCGCGTGA
- a CDS encoding carbohydrate ABC transporter permease, whose protein sequence is MFSENRKQCLVLLLPALAILGLLTAYPIVSVIYHAFGEVDRANNHYQFVGLANFRTLFDDFFFVDAIKNTLVFTVVASVAQVVLGLGIALLFHRRFPGRRLALPLFIYPMMISTMVCSAIWRAWFHYDYGLLNTVLTALGLPAQEWLFNPHLALYAIALVDTWQWTPMAFLIVLAGLQSIPKDISEAALVDGAKGWRAFVYITLPQIKNQVILAFLLRAIDTFKLFDKVYVMTGGGPGNATETLSMFVYKYGFRFFDLGMASSSALVMLAISLAMTLFYARKVMKGSTR, encoded by the coding sequence ATGTTTTCTGAAAATCGTAAACAATGCCTTGTTCTGCTGTTGCCCGCCCTGGCGATTCTGGGATTATTAACGGCGTACCCTATCGTCAGCGTGATTTATCACGCCTTCGGCGAAGTCGATCGCGCAAACAACCACTATCAGTTTGTCGGGTTGGCTAACTTCCGCACCCTGTTCGATGACTTTTTCTTTGTCGACGCGATTAAAAATACCCTGGTGTTTACCGTGGTGGCTTCGGTAGCGCAGGTGGTGCTCGGCCTTGGCATTGCGCTGCTGTTTCACCGCCGTTTTCCCGGGCGCCGCCTGGCCCTGCCGCTGTTTATCTACCCGATGATGATCTCGACCATGGTGTGCTCGGCAATTTGGCGTGCCTGGTTCCATTACGATTACGGCTTGCTGAACACGGTGTTGACCGCGCTGGGCCTGCCGGCGCAAGAATGGTTGTTTAACCCTCATCTGGCGCTGTACGCCATTGCGCTGGTGGATACCTGGCAATGGACGCCGATGGCGTTTCTGATCGTGCTGGCCGGCCTGCAATCCATCCCGAAAGACATCAGCGAAGCCGCGCTGGTTGATGGCGCCAAAGGCTGGCGCGCCTTTGTCTACATCACCCTGCCGCAGATTAAAAACCAGGTGATATTGGCGTTTTTGCTGCGTGCGATCGATACCTTCAAGCTGTTTGACAAGGTGTACGTGATGACCGGCGGCGGGCCGGGCAACGCCACTGAAACGCTGTCGATGTTTGTCTATAAATATGGCTTCCGCTTTTTTGATCTGGGGATGGCGAGCAGCTCGGCGCTGGTCATGCTGGCGATCTCGCTGGCGATGACGCTGTTTTATGCCCGCAAAGTGATGAAGGGGAGCACACGATGA
- a CDS encoding ABC transporter substrate-binding protein, protein MFQRTILAATLLATTFGALASELVIAGRDSSYGEALQYVVDAYQKAHPETKITLVKRPNKGLYENIALSMREKTGNYDVIQMDDAWAPEFFSNHWLAPLANDVADSDFITAPFDIGRYPDANGAIYALPMVGNVAMFAWNRAEFEKYHLSQPKTWRDVLNAAQVINQHSEMKGVVFRGVKGNPIVTGFLPILWGYGGDVVDQHGKATLDSPQAKQALETFLTMKQYAAHGVDVYNADEVRDALQKGRAAMAIEVWPAWVPNLDNPEVSKVVGEMEIMAPPAEVGKPSPMLGLWQLAIPADAKNKTDAAAFLTFATSADMQKTLALSYGMPPTRASVYADKDVVAKYRWYPQQAEALKIGKARPRIQNWAEVESILGDYLQMAMMGQMSAEQALQQAQRSISRIIKM, encoded by the coding sequence ATGTTCCAACGCACCATCCTTGCCGCTACGCTGCTGGCCACCACGTTTGGCGCTCTGGCGAGCGAACTGGTTATTGCCGGCCGCGATAGCAGCTATGGCGAAGCGCTGCAGTACGTCGTGGACGCCTACCAAAAAGCCCACCCGGAAACCAAAATCACCCTGGTGAAGCGCCCGAATAAGGGCCTTTACGAGAACATCGCGCTGTCTATGCGTGAAAAGACCGGTAATTACGATGTCATTCAAATGGATGATGCCTGGGCGCCGGAGTTTTTCAGCAACCACTGGCTGGCGCCGTTGGCCAACGATGTGGCAGACAGCGATTTCATTACGGCGCCGTTTGATATTGGCCGTTATCCCGATGCCAACGGCGCGATCTACGCATTGCCGATGGTGGGCAACGTCGCCATGTTCGCCTGGAACCGCGCGGAGTTTGAAAAATACCACCTCTCACAGCCGAAAACCTGGCGTGATGTTCTCAACGCTGCGCAGGTGATTAATCAGCATTCAGAGATGAAGGGCGTGGTGTTCCGCGGCGTGAAGGGCAACCCGATCGTCACCGGGTTCCTGCCGATTCTGTGGGGCTATGGTGGCGACGTGGTGGATCAACATGGCAAGGCTACGCTGGATTCGCCGCAGGCGAAGCAGGCGCTGGAAACGTTCCTGACCATGAAACAGTACGCGGCGCACGGCGTGGATGTTTATAACGCCGATGAAGTGCGCGACGCGTTGCAAAAAGGCCGCGCCGCCATGGCGATCGAAGTGTGGCCGGCCTGGGTGCCGAATTTGGATAACCCGGAAGTGTCGAAAGTCGTCGGCGAGATGGAAATCATGGCGCCGCCGGCGGAAGTCGGTAAACCGTCGCCGATGCTGGGGCTTTGGCAATTGGCGATCCCAGCGGATGCGAAAAACAAAACCGATGCGGCGGCTTTTCTCACCTTCGCCACCAGCGCCGATATGCAGAAAACGCTGGCGTTGAGCTACGGCATGCCGCCAACGCGCGCCAGCGTTTATGCCGACAAAGACGTGGTGGCGAAATACCGCTGGTATCCGCAGCAGGCCGAAGCGTTGAAAATCGGCAAGGCGCGCCCGCGCATTCAGAACTGGGCCGAGGTTGAAAGCATCCTGGGCGATTACCTGCAAATGGCCATGATGGGCCAGATGAGTGCCGAACAGGCGCTGCAGCAGGCCCAGCGCAGCATTAGCCGCATCATCAAAATGTAA
- a CDS encoding LacI family DNA-binding transcriptional regulator has protein sequence MFTLNRSKLIVNMNKKVTAADVAAYVGVSRSAVSRAFTDGASIQPKKRASILAAAKALGYQPNFFARTLSTPAQRKRSNLVAILISDFSNPYQSYLFEALSAALQRHGKQPMLLSVNQHEDLDDAILRLSGYQVDAVVAVVGSLPAERFGQCLKLSLPLVTLGRTDARGLIPAVQTDNVQAGRLAAAHLLSLGLTRLGFIAGRGDGQASNERYLGFCQQIQAMGGAAPQRLEAGRYGYAAGFELAMHTRASLREMEGVFCACDTLAMGLMDCCRQQGGPSVPGQLKVIGCDDVPQAAWQGYQLTTVAQPVAQIAERVIQLLHMMAESEEAIPALTSLAPALRVRGSA, from the coding sequence GTGTTTACGTTAAACAGGAGCAAGCTCATCGTTAATATGAATAAAAAAGTGACCGCCGCCGACGTCGCCGCTTATGTCGGCGTGTCGCGCTCGGCGGTGTCGCGCGCATTTACCGACGGCGCCAGCATCCAGCCAAAGAAACGCGCCAGCATCCTGGCCGCGGCGAAAGCGCTGGGTTACCAACCCAATTTCTTTGCCCGCACGCTGAGCACGCCGGCGCAGCGCAAACGTTCGAATCTGGTGGCGATACTGATCAGCGATTTTTCCAACCCCTATCAGTCGTATCTGTTTGAAGCGCTGTCGGCGGCATTACAACGCCACGGCAAGCAGCCGATGTTGCTGAGCGTTAACCAGCATGAGGATCTCGATGACGCCATCCTGCGCTTATCAGGTTACCAGGTTGACGCCGTGGTTGCGGTTGTCGGATCGTTGCCGGCGGAGCGTTTCGGCCAGTGCCTGAAGCTTTCATTGCCGCTGGTGACGCTGGGGCGCACCGATGCCCGCGGTTTAATTCCCGCGGTTCAGACTGATAACGTGCAGGCCGGCCGGTTGGCGGCCGCGCACCTGCTCTCGCTGGGGCTGACGCGGCTGGGTTTTATTGCCGGGCGCGGTGATGGGCAGGCCTCCAACGAACGTTACCTGGGTTTTTGCCAGCAGATCCAGGCTATGGGGGGCGCGGCGCCGCAGCGGCTGGAAGCCGGGCGATATGGCTACGCGGCGGGCTTTGAGCTGGCCATGCACACGCGGGCCTCGCTGCGCGAGATGGAAGGCGTGTTTTGCGCTTGCGATACCTTGGCGATGGGGCTGATGGACTGCTGCCGCCAGCAGGGGGGGCCGTCTGTTCCCGGCCAACTGAAGGTGATCGGTTGTGATGATGTGCCGCAGGCCGCCTGGCAAGGCTACCAATTGACCACGGTCGCCCAGCCGGTTGCGCAGATTGCCGAACGGGTGATCCAACTGTTGCACATGATGGCGGAGAGCGAAGAGGCCATCCCGGCGCTCACGAGCCTGGCGCCGGCACTGCGGGTACGCGGTTCAGCCTAA